One Persicobacter psychrovividus DNA window includes the following coding sequences:
- the pdhA gene encoding pyruvate dehydrogenase (acetyl-transferring) E1 component subunit alpha: MSNQSVKAGDKATEGRFSKETYMWWYEKMLYMRRFEEMSGRVYGQQKIAGFCHLYIGQEACAAGAVSALKEGDKYITAYRDHAHPIALGSDPKRIMAEMYGKATGLSKGKGGSMHIFDVEKGFYGGHGIVGGQIPLGTGLAFAEKYKGTDNLCIAYMGDGAARQGAVHEAFNMAMTAKLPIIFVIENNGYAMGTSVQRTSNVVELYKLGESYDMPSRPVDGMSVEEVHIAVEEAAEHIRAGKGPVLLEMRTYRYKGHSMSDPAKYRTKEEVESYKQKDPVQQIKATLLEKGYATEEELKALDKEIKEEVKECVKFAEESPYPDPKEIYTDVYSQEDYPFVRE, translated from the coding sequence ATGTCAAACCAATCTGTAAAAGCGGGAGATAAAGCCACAGAAGGTCGTTTCTCCAAAGAGACTTACATGTGGTGGTATGAGAAAATGCTCTACATGAGACGTTTTGAGGAAATGAGTGGCCGAGTATATGGACAGCAAAAAATCGCAGGATTTTGCCACCTATACATCGGGCAGGAAGCTTGTGCGGCAGGTGCTGTTTCGGCACTAAAAGAAGGAGACAAATACATCACTGCATACCGTGACCACGCTCACCCGATTGCTTTGGGTTCTGACCCTAAGCGTATCATGGCGGAGATGTACGGTAAAGCTACTGGCCTTTCTAAAGGTAAAGGTGGTTCAATGCACATTTTCGATGTAGAGAAAGGATTTTACGGAGGACATGGTATCGTTGGTGGACAAATTCCATTGGGTACTGGTTTGGCCTTCGCAGAAAAATATAAAGGCACAGACAACCTTTGTATCGCGTATATGGGGGATGGTGCGGCCCGTCAGGGTGCCGTTCACGAAGCATTCAACATGGCCATGACCGCCAAGTTGCCGATCATTTTTGTGATTGAGAACAACGGTTATGCGATGGGTACTTCGGTTCAGCGTACTTCCAACGTCGTTGAGCTATACAAATTGGGTGAGTCATACGACATGCCATCTCGTCCTGTGGACGGAATGAGTGTTGAGGAAGTTCACATTGCCGTAGAAGAGGCTGCTGAGCACATCCGTGCGGGCAAAGGTCCTGTTTTGTTGGAAATGAGAACCTACCGTTACAAAGGCCACTCGATGTCTGATCCTGCAAAATATCGTACGAAAGAGGAGGTTGAAAGCTACAAGCAAAAAGACCCTGTACAGCAGATCAAGGCGACACTTCTTGAGAAGGGCTATGCTACCGAGGAAGAATTGAAAGCTTTGGACAAAGAAATCAAAGAAGAAGTAAAAGAATGTGTTAAATTTGCGGAGGAGTCACCTTACCCTGACCCAAAAGAAATTTACACAGATGTGTATTCGCAAGAGGATTATCCTTTTGTTAGAGAATAA
- the ribH gene encoding 6,7-dimethyl-8-ribityllumazine synthase: MATALKNLSEYSDKNLSDVSGKTFAIVVSEWNEEVTEALYNGAKETLLINGVSEAKIIRKNVPGSYELSLGAQWMAQRPDVDAVICLGCVIQGETRHFDFINQAVAIGVTEVSLKYNKPVIFGVLTPDTQEQALDRAGGKHGNKGDEAAITAIKMLGF, from the coding sequence ATGGCAACTGCTTTAAAAAATTTGAGTGAGTATTCAGATAAAAATTTATCTGATGTAAGTGGAAAAACTTTCGCTATTGTCGTTTCCGAATGGAACGAAGAAGTAACCGAAGCTTTGTACAATGGCGCCAAAGAAACCCTGTTAATCAACGGTGTTTCCGAAGCGAAAATCATCCGTAAAAATGTTCCTGGAAGCTACGAGCTTTCCCTTGGAGCACAATGGATGGCCCAACGCCCAGATGTGGATGCAGTCATTTGCCTTGGCTGTGTTATTCAGGGAGAAACCCGCCATTTCGATTTCATTAATCAGGCAGTGGCAATCGGTGTTACAGAAGTAAGCTTAAAATACAATAAACCCGTTATTTTCGGTGTTCTGACGCCCGACACACAAGAGCAGGCATTGGACAGAGCAGGAGGAAAGCACGGCAATAAAGGCGACGAGGCAGCAATCACAGCAATTAAAATGTTGGGATTCTAA
- the recF gene encoding DNA replication/repair protein RecF (All proteins in this family for which functions are known are DNA-binding proteins that assist the filamentation of RecA onto DNA for the initiation of recombination or recombinational repair.) → MFLSNIQLLNFKNYEEAHMVCSPQINCLVGENGSGKTNMLDAIHYLSLVKSAFAGHDQQSIKHQSGFFSVMGSFDLEVRKHKVLCGLQAGAKKVLKCDQVAYDRLSDHIGRFPVVLMAPHDTDLIREGSEERRRFFDTIICQLDQHYLQALMNYSNLLKQRNALLRQCQPVGRIDEDLLATYDHALLQKGQAIAERRQVFVAYFEPLFQAHYRELSGGREAVALNYRSEVLTEGFGDRFRSAVQKDLILGRTTLGVHRDDLKFSIDGHAVKRFGSQGQQKSFVIALKLAQFDVLQEQKGFKPILLLDDIFDKLDDQRMHHLLSLVADGRFGQIFITDARPERTKSLVAGMAQVKVFRVDQGKISEEE, encoded by the coding sequence ATGTTTCTTTCAAATATCCAATTGCTCAATTTCAAAAATTACGAGGAGGCACATATGGTCTGTTCGCCGCAAATTAATTGCCTCGTGGGTGAAAATGGAAGCGGAAAGACCAATATGTTGGATGCTATTCATTATTTATCGTTGGTAAAAAGCGCCTTTGCGGGACATGACCAGCAAAGCATTAAGCACCAAAGTGGTTTTTTCAGCGTTATGGGGAGTTTTGATCTTGAGGTGCGGAAGCATAAGGTTTTGTGCGGTTTGCAGGCGGGGGCAAAAAAGGTGCTTAAATGCGATCAGGTTGCTTATGATCGACTTTCAGACCACATTGGGCGCTTTCCAGTGGTGCTGATGGCGCCGCATGATACCGATTTGATCCGTGAAGGGAGCGAGGAACGGCGACGTTTTTTTGACACCATCATTTGCCAGCTGGATCAGCATTACCTTCAGGCGCTGATGAATTACAGTAACTTGCTCAAGCAGCGAAATGCACTTTTGAGACAGTGTCAGCCTGTTGGGCGCATAGATGAAGACCTTTTGGCAACCTACGATCATGCGTTGTTGCAGAAAGGGCAGGCAATTGCGGAGCGTCGGCAGGTTTTTGTGGCGTATTTCGAGCCTTTGTTTCAGGCGCATTACCGTGAACTTTCAGGAGGAAGGGAAGCGGTGGCGTTAAATTACCGCTCCGAGGTGCTTACTGAGGGATTTGGCGACCGCTTTCGGTCTGCGGTTCAAAAGGATCTGATACTTGGCAGGACGACCCTTGGGGTGCATCGTGATGATTTGAAGTTTTCCATTGACGGGCATGCGGTCAAGCGTTTCGGTAGTCAGGGGCAGCAGAAGTCGTTTGTTATCGCATTGAAGCTTGCGCAGTTTGATGTGTTGCAGGAGCAAAAGGGATTTAAGCCGATTTTGTTGCTGGATGATATTTTTGACAAGCTTGACGATCAACGGATGCACCACTTGCTGTCGTTGGTGGCTGATGGGCGTTTCGGACAGATTTTCATTACCGATGCCCGACCCGAGCGTACCAAATCGCTGGTTGCGGGTATGGCGCAGGTGAAGGTTTTTAGGGTCGATCAGGGGAAGATCTCCGAAGAGGAGTAA
- a CDS encoding tetratricopeptide repeat protein, whose protein sequence is MANNKKKQETEKYAGQELLENPEALADRLSKSERFLEENKVPFIGGAIALIVIVGLFFFFQHHNSQKDLTAQAEMFQAQYYFEQDSLNLALNGDGNSYGFLKIADEYGSTKAGKLATYYTGVIYLRQGKYDEAINELNDFNPSDLLIQARAYALVGDCYMQKKNFGEALSNYEKAANYNENKHFSPMYLLKAAVAAEQANKLESAKANLEKIVNDYSDANEYQEARKQLARVNGMIK, encoded by the coding sequence ATGGCAAATAATAAGAAAAAACAGGAAACTGAAAAGTACGCTGGTCAAGAGTTGTTAGAGAATCCAGAAGCTTTGGCTGACCGCCTGAGTAAATCAGAGCGATTTCTGGAAGAAAATAAAGTTCCATTCATCGGTGGTGCAATTGCATTAATCGTTATTGTTGGTTTATTCTTCTTCTTTCAACACCATAACTCTCAAAAGGATTTAACTGCACAGGCAGAGATGTTCCAGGCTCAATATTATTTTGAACAGGACAGCCTCAACCTCGCACTTAATGGTGACGGCAATAGCTATGGCTTTCTTAAAATTGCCGATGAGTATGGAAGCACAAAAGCCGGAAAATTGGCGACATATTATACTGGTGTAATTTACTTGCGTCAGGGAAAATATGATGAAGCAATCAATGAGCTGAATGATTTCAACCCATCTGATTTGCTGATCCAAGCTCGTGCTTATGCATTGGTAGGTGATTGCTACATGCAAAAGAAAAATTTTGGGGAGGCATTATCGAACTACGAGAAAGCAGCCAACTACAACGAAAACAAACATTTCTCACCAATGTACTTGTTGAAAGCGGCCGTTGCTGCTGAGCAAGCCAACAAATTGGAGTCGGCGAAAGCTAACCTTGAGAAAATCGTTAACGATTACAGTGATGCTAACGAGTACCAGGAAGCACGCAAGCAATTAGCTCGTGTGAACGGTATGATCAAGTAA
- a CDS encoding YicC/YloC family endoribonuclease → MIKSMTGYGSCTHESETLSVQVEIRTLNSKFLDVNLKLPKTLSDREIEVRNIIGNCLERGKLAVTIDFSRKGDAKPKVQINEGLFSTYFTQLKGLAENAGADTAELLKLVLQMPEVMVNDREDTGSEEDVKLVIETLNRALADCDAFRLKEGEVLAEKLTSYIETIDQLLAQVDQYEDERIDTVKNRLRQNLEELTQKDDYDKNRFEQEIIFYLEKYDINEEKVRLANHLKYFMEVLNSSKSSSNGKKLGFISQEIGREINTLGSKANHAALQRLVVQMKEELEKIKEQSLNIL, encoded by the coding sequence ATGATAAAATCAATGACGGGCTACGGTTCTTGTACCCATGAAAGCGAGACGTTAAGCGTTCAGGTGGAAATTAGAACGCTGAACTCAAAGTTTTTGGATGTTAACTTGAAGTTGCCGAAGACTTTAAGCGATCGTGAGATTGAGGTAAGGAATATCATCGGGAATTGCCTGGAACGTGGGAAGTTGGCCGTTACGATTGATTTTTCCCGTAAGGGCGATGCCAAACCGAAAGTTCAGATCAATGAGGGGTTGTTTTCGACTTATTTCACGCAATTGAAAGGCCTGGCTGAAAATGCGGGTGCCGATACTGCTGAGCTGTTGAAGCTGGTATTACAAATGCCTGAAGTGATGGTGAACGACCGTGAAGACACGGGTTCTGAGGAGGACGTGAAGTTGGTGATAGAGACCCTTAACCGCGCGCTTGCCGACTGTGATGCTTTCCGCCTGAAGGAAGGCGAGGTACTTGCGGAAAAGCTGACAAGCTATATTGAGACGATTGATCAGTTGCTTGCGCAGGTAGATCAATATGAAGATGAGCGTATAGATACGGTAAAAAATCGCTTGCGTCAGAATTTGGAAGAATTGACACAAAAAGACGATTACGATAAAAACCGCTTTGAGCAGGAGATTATTTTCTACCTCGAAAAGTATGATATCAATGAAGAAAAAGTGCGTTTGGCCAACCACCTGAAATATTTTATGGAGGTGCTGAACAGTTCAAAATCTTCTTCCAACGGTAAAAAACTGGGTTTTATTTCTCAGGAGATTGGTCGTGAGATAAATACATTGGGTTCAAAAGCTAACCATGCAGCTTTGCAGCGTTTGGTGGTGCAGATGAAGGAAGAGCTGGAGAAAATTAAGGAGCAATCTTTGAATATTCTGTAA
- the feoB gene encoding ferrous iron transport protein B has protein sequence MPDNTLKVALIGNPNAGKTSLFNHLTGLNQKVGNFPGVTVDKKTGLCTKIKSRKVQIIDFPGTYSIYPRSLDEQVFFTEVSNTESESYPDVAIVVIDAAHLKRNLLLFTQIKDIGLPIVIGMTMLDVLKDKQENIDLDELSKSLGAPIFPINGRNGEGVNALTDFISTYEYAEPEPFLPMEEYIHDELFHRLEAAFPDQRPYRIYQMMQQTDTYTGIGPEDREIVEEIKQNSHFNGPKLQAKETIARYKLLDAILKKVEKGGRKFTEDKSFSSTLDKFLVHPIFGYAFFVAILFFMFQAIYSWASIPMDYIDAMFGALGEWAHHTIPAGPLNSLISDGIIPGIGGIVIFVPQIAILFAFIAMLEETGYMARVVFLTDRIMRVFGLNGKSIVPLISGVACAIPAIMAARNIENWKERLITILISPLMSCSARLPVYAILIALVIPDREILGFMNLQGLVLMALYMGGFILALIVALIMNQLIKSPQRPFLIMELPSFRMPRWKNVSLTIFEKSKTFIFSAGKIIFVISIVLWALASYGPSNEMDQAEALVSQNHPGLNQDQHENMVASYRLEHSYAGHLGKVIEPVIAPLGYDWKIGIALITSFAAREVFVGSISTIYSVGSNDSGDNPQSIKDRLASEINPKTGLPVFTLASGLSLLIYYAIAMQCMSTLAIVKRETNSWKWPMIQLCYLTGMAYVFSLIVYQVLS, from the coding sequence GTGCCAGACAACACTCTAAAGGTTGCCCTTATCGGTAACCCAAACGCTGGAAAAACCTCCCTTTTCAATCATCTTACAGGGCTGAATCAAAAGGTAGGGAATTTCCCAGGAGTTACTGTTGACAAAAAAACAGGACTCTGCACAAAAATCAAGTCCCGCAAAGTTCAAATTATCGACTTTCCTGGCACGTACAGTATTTATCCAAGATCCTTGGATGAACAGGTGTTTTTTACTGAAGTCAGTAATACCGAAAGCGAAAGCTATCCTGACGTTGCCATCGTGGTTATTGATGCCGCACACCTCAAACGTAATTTATTACTCTTCACCCAAATTAAAGATATTGGCCTGCCGATCGTCATTGGCATGACCATGCTCGATGTACTGAAAGACAAGCAGGAAAATATTGACCTCGATGAACTTTCAAAGTCTTTGGGCGCTCCCATATTCCCGATCAATGGGCGAAATGGCGAAGGGGTAAATGCCCTGACGGATTTTATCTCGACTTACGAATATGCCGAGCCGGAACCCTTCCTGCCAATGGAAGAGTATATTCACGACGAACTCTTCCACCGCCTGGAGGCTGCATTTCCTGATCAACGCCCCTATCGCATTTATCAGATGATGCAACAAACCGATACCTACACTGGTATTGGCCCCGAAGACCGGGAAATTGTGGAAGAAATTAAGCAAAACTCCCATTTCAATGGACCAAAGCTACAAGCCAAGGAAACCATTGCTCGCTACAAGTTGCTCGATGCCATTCTGAAAAAAGTGGAAAAAGGCGGCCGGAAATTTACGGAAGACAAAAGCTTTTCCTCCACTTTGGATAAATTCCTGGTACACCCCATCTTTGGCTATGCCTTCTTCGTCGCCATCCTGTTCTTCATGTTTCAGGCCATCTACTCCTGGGCGAGTATCCCGATGGACTATATCGATGCCATGTTTGGCGCTTTGGGCGAATGGGCACACCACACCATACCGGCAGGGCCACTAAACTCCCTGATCAGCGACGGTATCATTCCGGGTATTGGTGGGATCGTGATTTTCGTCCCTCAGATCGCCATCCTGTTTGCCTTCATTGCCATGCTTGAGGAAACGGGCTATATGGCCAGGGTAGTGTTCCTTACCGACCGTATTATGCGGGTATTTGGGCTGAATGGAAAAAGTATTGTACCGCTGATTTCTGGTGTCGCCTGTGCGATTCCAGCCATTATGGCTGCCAGAAATATTGAAAACTGGAAAGAAAGGTTAATTACCATATTGATCTCCCCACTGATGAGTTGCTCGGCACGCTTGCCGGTTTATGCTATTCTGATAGCCCTCGTTATCCCCGACCGGGAAATACTGGGCTTCATGAACCTTCAGGGCTTAGTATTGATGGCGCTTTATATGGGAGGGTTTATTTTGGCACTGATCGTTGCTTTGATCATGAACCAGCTGATAAAATCACCTCAGCGACCGTTCCTGATCATGGAATTGCCTTCCTTCCGTATGCCGAGATGGAAGAATGTCAGTCTGACGATCTTCGAGAAATCGAAGACTTTCATCTTCTCCGCAGGTAAAATTATCTTCGTAATTTCTATTGTATTGTGGGCACTGGCCAGCTATGGCCCCAGCAACGAGATGGATCAGGCGGAGGCCCTGGTATCACAAAACCACCCTGGTCTGAACCAGGATCAACATGAAAACATGGTGGCTTCTTACCGTTTGGAGCACTCCTATGCTGGGCATTTGGGTAAAGTAATTGAGCCGGTCATCGCTCCATTGGGTTATGACTGGAAAATCGGAATTGCACTGATCACCTCCTTTGCTGCAAGGGAAGTGTTTGTAGGCTCTATCTCGACAATTTACAGCGTGGGCTCCAACGATTCAGGCGACAATCCGCAGTCGATTAAAGACCGGCTGGCTTCGGAAATTAACCCTAAAACGGGCTTACCCGTCTTCACCCTTGCAAGTGGTTTATCTTTGCTGATTTATTATGCCATTGCCATGCAGTGTATGAGTACGCTTGCCATTGTCAAGCGGGAAACCAACTCCTGGAAATGGCCTATGATTCAACTTTGCTACCTCACGGGAATGGCTTATGTTTTTTCCCTGATCGTCTATCAGGTATTGTCATAA
- a CDS encoding AMP-dependent synthetase/ligase: MEMLTILDLFEKAVHAHAEQPLFWQWQQGVYSPISYQQVSEQVHQQANGWQHFGLEAGQKVALWLESAPIWAITELSIWYAGGVVVPINLKISTDTLLWQIHHAECSHLIIERHQLPLILAHKSALPEGLTIWINEETEKNEQENIHSLNELVHFGRQVPMMPTQKIANLIFTSGTMSDPRAVILTHHNIRTNIIQIQQTIPIPTRARTFMLLPMDHAFAHTVGLYCVIAQGGSIGFPPTGKSMMEMLRMIPEILQSFEPDFLLMVPALIKSLKAYIERGVRAMGEEFEQEYRKALTLAYRKNRMGNKFGFRHKVRAMMLKHAVLRKIKEKLFPNMKFMVSGGAHLNPNVISYFSAFGLPVYQGYGLTEAAPVVATNNRNHHKIGSVGRPLPNIRLMITNEAGEELPADQMGEILVNGENVTEGYFNNPKATADTIQGKWLHTGDLGKIDQEGYLHVMGRFKSLLISADGEKYPPEIIETELEEKCPYIDSVCIYNNQSRFTLALIVPNMRQIQAALKAIPKNQHTTTALRLIEDELKQFRKESPIAAKWTPVRFRILDEAFSLQNGELNHNFKMVRPKIHQHYERDIETIYRKNWQNLDDPNNLEKMTLLLK, encoded by the coding sequence ATGGAAATGCTCACCATTTTGGACCTATTCGAAAAAGCGGTACACGCCCATGCCGAGCAGCCGCTATTTTGGCAGTGGCAGCAGGGGGTTTACAGCCCCATTTCTTACCAGCAGGTGAGCGAACAGGTGCATCAGCAAGCCAACGGCTGGCAGCATTTTGGTTTGGAAGCGGGGCAAAAAGTAGCCCTGTGGCTTGAATCAGCGCCAATTTGGGCCATCACGGAACTGTCTATTTGGTATGCAGGTGGGGTAGTGGTACCTATCAATCTGAAGATTAGCACCGACACCCTCCTTTGGCAAATCCACCATGCGGAATGCAGCCACCTGATCATCGAGCGGCATCAGCTCCCCCTTATTCTTGCGCACAAATCCGCACTCCCCGAGGGGCTCACCATCTGGATAAATGAGGAGACCGAAAAAAATGAACAAGAAAATATTCATTCGCTCAATGAGCTCGTCCATTTTGGTCGTCAGGTACCGATGATGCCCACCCAGAAAATCGCCAATCTGATTTTCACCTCCGGCACCATGTCAGACCCCCGCGCGGTAATCCTGACCCACCATAACATCCGCACAAATATTATTCAGATTCAGCAAACCATTCCCATCCCTACAAGAGCGCGGACTTTCATGCTCCTACCGATGGATCATGCCTTTGCGCATACCGTAGGCCTGTATTGCGTGATCGCACAAGGAGGGAGCATTGGCTTTCCGCCTACTGGGAAATCGATGATGGAAATGCTGCGCATGATCCCGGAGATTTTGCAGTCTTTTGAGCCAGATTTCTTACTGATGGTTCCTGCCCTGATCAAAAGCCTGAAAGCCTATATTGAGCGTGGCGTTCGGGCAATGGGCGAGGAATTTGAACAGGAGTACCGCAAGGCACTAACGCTGGCTTACCGAAAAAACCGCATGGGCAACAAATTTGGCTTTCGGCACAAGGTACGCGCCATGATGCTCAAGCATGCTGTTTTACGGAAAATCAAAGAAAAGCTCTTTCCAAATATGAAATTCATGGTTTCTGGTGGAGCGCACCTCAACCCCAACGTCATTTCCTATTTCAGTGCTTTTGGCCTGCCTGTTTATCAAGGGTACGGACTTACCGAGGCGGCTCCCGTAGTTGCGACCAACAACCGTAACCACCATAAAATAGGCTCGGTAGGGCGCCCGCTGCCAAATATACGCCTCATGATTACCAACGAAGCGGGGGAGGAATTACCTGCCGATCAAATGGGGGAGATTCTCGTAAATGGGGAAAATGTGACCGAAGGGTATTTCAATAACCCCAAAGCAACCGCCGACACCATTCAGGGTAAATGGCTGCATACGGGCGACCTGGGCAAGATCGACCAAGAGGGCTACCTGCATGTTATGGGAAGATTTAAAAGCCTGTTGATCTCTGCAGACGGCGAGAAATACCCTCCAGAAATTATTGAAACAGAACTGGAAGAAAAATGCCCATACATTGACAGTGTTTGCATTTATAACAACCAGTCGAGGTTTACCCTTGCCCTGATTGTCCCCAATATGCGGCAAATTCAAGCGGCGCTGAAAGCCATCCCAAAAAATCAGCATACCACAACAGCCCTGCGGCTTATTGAAGACGAACTGAAACAGTTCAGAAAGGAAAGTCCGATTGCGGCAAAATGGACACCCGTGCGCTTCAGAATCCTCGACGAAGCCTTCAGCCTGCAAAATGGAGAGCTGAATCACAATTTTAAAATGGTTCGCCCAAAGATTCATCAGCACTACGAAAGGGACATTGAAACCATTTACAGAAAAAACTGGCAAAACCTCGACGACCCAAACAATTTGGAGAAAATGACGCTTTTACTAAAATAA
- a CDS encoding TonB family protein — protein sequence MKPKKSPKKDLRPKRQLFFMIGLCVSLFLCIVAFEWKTMEVVNDYPVENPPELMQVVDIPPTAIKPPEPPKVHNPVLIAIPDDVDIDPDLPDITFIEEDDPVAPAIEDPIPDEIIDVAPVVIAEKMPEFPGGIAAFYRWVGKSMKYPQQAKRQQISGRVFVQFVIDKDGSVKEVQVVKGVGAGCDLEAIRVIKNSPKWHAGKNRGRPVKVRMILPITFKLQ from the coding sequence ATGAAGCCCAAAAAGTCTCCTAAAAAAGATCTACGCCCAAAGCGGCAGTTATTTTTCATGATCGGCCTTTGCGTCAGCCTATTTTTATGTATTGTAGCCTTCGAGTGGAAAACCATGGAGGTCGTGAACGACTACCCTGTCGAAAACCCTCCAGAGCTGATGCAGGTAGTGGACATCCCTCCAACCGCTATCAAGCCACCAGAGCCCCCAAAAGTTCATAATCCAGTGCTTATCGCCATTCCTGACGATGTGGATATCGATCCAGACCTGCCCGATATCACCTTTATTGAGGAGGATGATCCCGTAGCGCCTGCTATTGAAGACCCCATCCCCGATGAAATCATCGATGTGGCACCTGTGGTTATTGCTGAAAAAATGCCTGAATTCCCTGGAGGCATCGCTGCCTTCTATCGTTGGGTTGGGAAATCCATGAAATACCCTCAACAGGCCAAACGGCAGCAAATCTCAGGTCGGGTGTTTGTACAATTTGTGATTGACAAAGATGGGAGCGTAAAAGAGGTGCAAGTGGTAAAAGGAGTTGGGGCAGGCTGTGACCTGGAGGCCATCAGGGTCATTAAAAACTCCCCAAAGTGGCATGCCGGAAAAAATAGGGGGCGCCCTGTAAAAGTCCGAATGATCCTCCCCATTACTTTTAAACTTCAATAA
- a CDS encoding aspartate kinase encodes MQIFKFGGTSVGRPERMHQVAELVQSGQERKIVVLSALSGTTNSLVAIGNALFAKDNALARTLIEELFEHYLDFYTELVESTEAQAKALKIIETHFSFIRSLPGHFFNNRLNKELLAQGELMSTKLFTTYLHEQGVKAQLLPALDFMLINDEQEPDIAFSSAKLTELLSTYEDTKLFITQGYICRDHEGEVSNLSRGGSDYTATLIGAAVKAEEVQIWTDIDGLHNNDPRVVENTFPIPELSFDEASELAYFGAKILHPTSIIPSQRFNIPVRLKNTMEPQAAGTLINAKFTATGAVKAVAAKDGITAIKIRSNRMVLAYGFLRRIFEVFEKHKTPIDMITTSEVAVSLTIENTDKLEEITKELSLFGQVQVDTDQSIICVVGDFGEEKVGIATKVLDALVDTPIRMISYGGSDYNISLLVNSNHKTDTLVKLNNFLF; translated from the coding sequence ATGCAGATTTTTAAATTTGGAGGAACTTCCGTCGGAAGACCGGAACGCATGCACCAAGTGGCAGAACTTGTACAGTCGGGTCAGGAACGTAAAATTGTCGTACTCTCGGCACTTTCAGGCACCACCAACTCCCTCGTTGCAATTGGCAATGCTTTGTTTGCCAAAGACAACGCCCTTGCACGCACCCTGATAGAGGAGCTTTTCGAGCACTACCTTGACTTTTATACCGAGCTGGTAGAAAGTACCGAAGCACAGGCCAAGGCACTGAAAATCATCGAGACCCACTTTTCTTTCATCAGATCCCTGCCTGGTCACTTTTTCAACAACCGCTTGAATAAAGAATTATTGGCGCAAGGCGAGCTGATGTCCACAAAGCTGTTCACCACCTATCTTCATGAGCAAGGCGTGAAAGCCCAGTTGCTTCCTGCACTTGATTTTATGCTGATCAATGATGAGCAGGAGCCAGACATTGCTTTCTCTTCGGCAAAACTCACCGAACTACTTTCTACTTATGAAGACACCAAGCTCTTCATTACCCAAGGCTATATTTGCCGGGATCATGAAGGGGAAGTCAGCAACCTCAGCCGTGGTGGCTCAGACTATACCGCTACCCTTATCGGTGCGGCAGTTAAAGCAGAAGAGGTTCAGATTTGGACCGATATCGACGGCCTGCATAACAACGACCCCCGAGTAGTAGAGAACACCTTTCCGATTCCCGAATTAAGCTTTGATGAAGCCTCTGAGCTCGCTTATTTCGGCGCAAAAATCCTGCACCCGACCTCCATTATTCCGTCACAGCGATTCAATATTCCTGTCCGACTGAAAAACACCATGGAGCCACAAGCGGCAGGAACACTGATCAATGCAAAATTTACCGCTACAGGCGCTGTAAAGGCCGTAGCAGCAAAAGATGGCATCACGGCCATCAAAATACGCTCCAACAGAATGGTGCTCGCTTATGGTTTCCTTCGTCGGATTTTCGAGGTTTTTGAAAAACACAAAACACCAATCGACATGATTACCACCTCTGAAGTGGCCGTGTCGCTGACCATCGAAAACACCGATAAACTCGAGGAAATCACCAAAGAGCTTTCCCTGTTCGGGCAAGTACAGGTCGATACCGACCAATCCATCATTTGTGTTGTGGGGGATTTCGGTGAGGAAAAAGTAGGGATTGCCACTAAAGTGCTCGACGCATTGGTCGATACACCAATTCGGATGATCTCCTATGGAGGAAGCGACTACAACATCTCTTTGCTCGTTAATTCCAACCATAAAACAGACACCCTGGTCAAACTGAATAATTTCCTTTTCTAA
- a CDS encoding FeoA family protein: protein MNIADLKLGQKAVVTGFSDEELSLRLLDMGCLPGEEVTLCCKAPLGDPIAIDVAGSRVSLRIREASTVMIEKINN from the coding sequence ATGAATATTGCCGATTTAAAGCTGGGTCAGAAAGCCGTCGTTACAGGATTTTCAGACGAAGAACTCTCATTACGATTATTAGATATGGGATGCCTTCCAGGAGAAGAAGTAACGCTATGTTGTAAGGCACCTTTGGGTGACCCGATCGCAATTGATGTCGCTGGCTCAAGAGTTTCCTTGCGAATCCGTGAAGCCTCCACTGTGATGATTGAAAAAATAAATAATTAA